One window from the genome of Mucilaginibacter ginsenosidivorans encodes:
- a CDS encoding IS110 family transposase: protein MKSWNVILGVDVSKLTLDICCAERNLHIKIDNCSKGFTILKKWCRTNEIDLNQTLMVMEYTGGYEYRFMQFCESLSISYSRIPGLEIKQSMGMTRGKSDQADAFRIGQYGEEKSKRLKPSKPLDNNILKLKQLLSFRKRLVREKAGLESTVKERGHMYSMKKADTVTHIAQSKIKADKKYIIEVEQEIMKVIKGDESMLLTYRIITSIKGIGPVNAWMTIAYTENFTSFTDARKYAVYVGVIPFEHTSGTSIKGRKQVSHLAHKGLKNELNQAAKTAIAHDPELKAYAERKLENKCYPLVLNNVKFKLILRMFSLVKRGELYAQNYKRAA, encoded by the coding sequence ATGAAAAGCTGGAATGTTATTTTAGGTGTTGACGTGTCTAAGTTAACGCTCGACATCTGTTGTGCAGAACGGAACCTGCACATCAAGATTGATAATTGCTCCAAAGGGTTCACCATACTTAAAAAATGGTGCAGGACCAATGAGATAGACCTGAACCAAACGCTAATGGTGATGGAATATACCGGTGGTTACGAATACCGTTTCATGCAGTTCTGCGAGTCGTTATCTATTTCTTATAGCCGGATACCTGGTTTGGAGATCAAACAATCAATGGGTATGACCAGGGGTAAAAGCGACCAGGCTGATGCCTTCCGTATCGGGCAATATGGCGAAGAAAAAAGTAAACGTCTGAAGCCTTCAAAACCACTGGATAACAATATATTAAAACTGAAGCAGTTGCTATCATTCCGTAAAAGACTGGTTCGTGAAAAGGCGGGGTTGGAAAGCACGGTTAAAGAAAGAGGGCATATGTATTCCATGAAGAAAGCAGATACAGTTACTCATATTGCTCAGTCCAAAATAAAAGCGGATAAAAAATACATAATCGAGGTAGAACAGGAGATCATGAAAGTAATCAAAGGCGACGAATCGATGTTATTAACCTACCGGATCATAACCAGTATTAAAGGCATAGGGCCGGTCAATGCATGGATGACCATAGCCTACACCGAGAACTTTACCAGCTTTACAGATGCGCGGAAATACGCAGTATATGTGGGAGTGATTCCGTTTGAGCACACTTCAGGCACGAGTATCAAAGGACGAAAGCAGGTAAGTCATCTGGCCCACAAAGGGTTAAAAAATGAGTTAAACCAGGCAGCCAAAACAGCAATAGCTCACGATCCGGAACTCAAGGCTTATGCAGAAAGAAAGCTTGAAAATAAATGTTACCCATTAGTATTAAACAACGTTAAATTCAAGCTGATCCTTAGAATGTTTTCATTAGTGAAAAGAGGTGAATTGTATGCGCAAAACTATAAGAGAGCAGCATAA
- a CDS encoding Gfo/Idh/MocA family protein, translated as MEDQTENKKGISRGEFIKKAAVATAGFYIVPRYVLGGKGYVPPSDKLYIAAVGCSGEAENDIHHYATAPKKNAEIAFLCDVDDRGAAPRIKEFPKAKFYHDWREMFEKEHKNFDAVTVAIPDHNHAIVGLSAMQLKKHLYLQKPLTHDIYEARVLTQASEKYKVVTQMGDQGASCDGMRTLREWFEAGLIGDIKKVYCWTDRPVWPQGISWPKTGPAIPKELNWDLWLGTAQQTNYIDNLVPFNWRGWWQFGTGALGDMGCHIMGPPFKLLELGYPTEVSGSASTVYQGIFKEGIYPESGPVSSSIKFKFKLKNGNDLDLYWMDGGITPERLEELDPDVNQNEALGDIPSENDFEGCTLFVGTKGKASCGWGGSHPRLLPLSLNKDVNVPKKYPRVEGDMDGHWWQWVDAAIAGYGKMEVDSPFVGYAGPLTETVLMGNLLLRTFDIQEKIKYKDPVYGEQERYQFNGRYKALQWDGANMKVTNYEPANQFIRREYRKGWGEVKL; from the coding sequence ATGGAAGATCAAACTGAAAATAAAAAAGGAATATCCCGCGGCGAGTTTATTAAAAAAGCCGCTGTGGCAACCGCAGGGTTCTATATCGTTCCGCGTTATGTTTTGGGTGGCAAAGGTTATGTGCCGCCAAGCGATAAGTTATATATTGCCGCAGTAGGTTGTAGTGGCGAGGCTGAAAATGATATTCACCACTATGCCACCGCGCCCAAAAAGAACGCTGAAATTGCTTTCCTGTGCGATGTGGACGACCGCGGCGCCGCGCCACGCATCAAGGAGTTTCCAAAAGCAAAATTTTACCACGATTGGCGCGAAATGTTTGAGAAGGAACACAAGAACTTTGATGCCGTTACGGTAGCTATTCCTGATCATAATCACGCCATAGTGGGCCTTAGCGCTATGCAGCTGAAGAAACACCTTTACCTGCAAAAACCGCTTACGCACGATATTTATGAGGCCCGTGTATTAACCCAGGCATCAGAAAAATACAAGGTGGTAACTCAAATGGGCGACCAGGGCGCATCATGCGACGGCATGCGTACCCTGCGCGAATGGTTTGAGGCCGGGCTGATAGGCGACATCAAAAAAGTATACTGCTGGACCGACCGCCCCGTATGGCCGCAAGGCATTTCGTGGCCGAAAACTGGTCCGGCTATCCCCAAAGAACTAAACTGGGACCTGTGGCTGGGCACTGCGCAGCAAACCAACTATATTGATAACCTGGTGCCTTTTAACTGGCGCGGCTGGTGGCAATTTGGTACAGGGGCGTTAGGCGATATGGGCTGCCACATTATGGGGCCGCCGTTCAAACTGCTCGAATTAGGCTATCCTACCGAAGTTTCGGGCAGTGCCAGCACGGTTTACCAGGGTATTTTTAAGGAAGGCATTTATCCCGAAAGCGGACCGGTTTCGAGTTCGATCAAGTTCAAGTTCAAACTAAAGAATGGCAACGATCTTGACCTTTACTGGATGGACGGCGGCATTACGCCTGAACGCCTGGAGGAACTTGATCCTGATGTCAACCAGAATGAAGCTTTAGGCGATATTCCAAGCGAAAATGATTTTGAGGGCTGTACGCTGTTCGTCGGCACCAAAGGGAAAGCGTCTTGCGGCTGGGGTGGCAGCCACCCACGGTTATTACCACTTTCGCTGAACAAGGATGTGAACGTACCAAAAAAATACCCGCGTGTTGAAGGCGATATGGACGGTCACTGGTGGCAATGGGTGGATGCGGCTATTGCCGGTTATGGAAAAATGGAGGTCGATTCGCCGTTTGTTGGCTACGCCGGGCCATTGACCGAAACTGTGCTGATGGGCAACCTGTTGCTGCGCACCTTCGATATACAGGAAAAGATAAAGTATAAGGACCCCGTTTACGGCGAACAGGAGCGTTACCAGTTTAATGGCCGTTACAAGGCCCTGCAATGGGATGGCGCCAATATGAAAGTGACCAATTACGAACCTGCAAACCAGTTCATTCGCCGCGAATACCGCAAAGGCTGGGGCGAAGTGAAATTGTAA
- a CDS encoding 3-keto-disaccharide hydrolase: MKKNSLLKLSCLITFICLAFYAQAQDSIPKPPKLDEKGWRQLFDGKDLNGWKMVGPGSRYVKDGVTGSHGGMGLLYWTKEKFSNCKIRIVYRMQKSNSNSGVFIRIPIEPREPWMPVYYGYEVQIDNHPETSNEDDHHITGTLYSLTTPLAKPGKPGPEWNVMEITLDGLRTIVTVNGKKVTDYTEGQPVPERKFDFEPYHGPRPLAGYIGLQNHGDDDVVFFKEVAVKPLAKK; the protein is encoded by the coding sequence ATGAAAAAAAACAGTCTTCTTAAACTCTCCTGCCTTATTACTTTCATTTGCCTGGCTTTTTATGCACAGGCACAGGATTCCATCCCCAAACCACCAAAACTTGACGAGAAAGGCTGGCGCCAGCTTTTTGACGGAAAGGACCTTAACGGCTGGAAGATGGTCGGTCCCGGCAGCAGGTATGTTAAAGACGGCGTAACGGGTAGTCATGGTGGCATGGGCCTGCTTTACTGGACGAAAGAGAAATTCAGCAACTGTAAGATCCGCATCGTTTACCGGATGCAGAAATCCAACAGTAACTCGGGCGTATTTATCCGCATACCTATCGAACCCCGCGAACCCTGGATGCCGGTATATTACGGCTACGAGGTACAGATAGATAACCATCCCGAAACATCAAACGAGGACGATCACCACATTACCGGAACGCTGTATTCGCTTACAACACCACTTGCAAAACCCGGCAAACCGGGTCCGGAATGGAACGTGATGGAAATTACACTTGACGGGCTGAGAACCATTGTTACTGTAAACGGCAAAAAAGTTACCGATTACACCGAAGGACAACCTGTACCCGAGCGTAAATTCGATTTTGAGCCTTATCACGGCCCGCGCCCTTTAGCCGGTTATATCGGTTTGCAAAATCATGGTGATGATGACGTCGTGTTCTTTAAAGAAGTAGCTGTTAAACCGCTTGCAAAAAAATAA
- a CDS encoding DHCW motif cupin fold protein, with the protein MSNIPFQTVDWSAIPKTEHTGETGTSFWQTLQYPGLRVRIVEYSAGYLADHWCQKGHIVHCLDGDFESELQTGETFSLTAGMTYIVSDNLSSHRSVSKNGVKLLIIDGDFLRNEG; encoded by the coding sequence ATGAGCAATATTCCTTTCCAAACCGTCGACTGGAGCGCCATCCCGAAAACCGAGCATACAGGCGAAACAGGCACCTCATTTTGGCAAACGCTGCAATACCCCGGCCTGCGCGTCCGCATAGTGGAATACTCAGCCGGCTACCTGGCCGATCATTGGTGCCAAAAGGGGCATATTGTACATTGCCTTGATGGCGATTTCGAGAGCGAACTGCAAACCGGCGAAACCTTTTCGTTAACGGCTGGTATGACGTATATCGTATCGGATAATTTGAGCTCGCACCGTTCCGTTTCTAAGAACGGTGTTAAATTGCTGATCATCGACGGCGATTTCTTGAGGAATGAGGGTTAA